DNA sequence from the Acipenser ruthenus chromosome 8, fAciRut3.2 maternal haplotype, whole genome shotgun sequence genome:
GTAGGTGGAAGCCGggaggtgaccatattaggaggggcgcatagctgcaagtactcgggacgattccattgcagtcagctgcagggccgccctctattggagaaaccatggcgacgcattAACCGCGGgcaggagtttgctgggtacaaaggggaagcagctacgtccgtacctccccttgcgctgagaaaatAGAGCAACTGGCTGGAGCCGTTTATTTTCTGTGCGTTAAGGGTTTGTGTTTtctagaggagcaggaggacgggaggctgtagccggagagccaacttttaccccagagcacgcccctcaccacGATCCCCCTAAAGGAATAAAGCACTGTTTACGggcacggaggattgtggctaTCGTAGTGTCTGGTTTATCTTTTTTGGACTCCAAACTgttttgccccaataccatcgttggtagcgggGCTTATTTATTTGGAATTATTATTGATGGACTTTGATATTAAAAAAGGCTTTTTTGGGAAAACAGCAGTTTGGACATTACATTCTTTGCACTGCACCAGGTCAGTCACAAGCTGATATGCATTTAACCATATCATACAATCATCCATCCAtctaatcacacacaaaaacacccaTGTACCATTGTTCAGGTGTTTTAAAATATCCCACACCTCCCTCCCCATGATTACCAGTATCCTGACATCACAGGCTTTGTAGGGGGTTATGAAAAGGGTCCTTCCACTTCCCTGCAGCAAGGTGTAGTTGCAGTACATGGGAGCCTTGTTGACAACTACCCATTTGTTGGCATAATCTACAACAAGAAAAAAGTTACCGTAAGATTCCACTACTGTCCCATGGACAAATTTGCAGGTGTCGGCCAAAAGTCCAACTCACCTAGAAGCTCCACTAGGTCTAAAGAGTCCTTGGGCAGCTCCACCATCATTCCGGATGAGTTGCACACCACATCTGGTGCTGGGGGGGTCCTTGTTGATTTCCTGGTCGTGTTTGTAGTTGCAGGATCTTTTGTTGGTTCTCCTGCACTGGTTGGACATTTCATCTGCACATACCCTACTGTACCATCAATTGTTGTATAGCGCAAGGCCAAGAAGTAGTTCTCATTCTAGAATTcaatttgcatataaaaaaaggtttaggGTAAAAGGAAAGTAAACTCACAAGCAGAAACTGGAACCAGCTAATCCCCAATGAGGGTCTTTGGAGTACTTCATACAACATAAGGAAATCCAAGAGCAGTACAAGtcagggtatgtgaaaccagccccaTCTGTTTTGCAAGCACTACTTTGGGTTCATTCTCTACCCCCCTCCCCTTATGGCATTAGACCATCACCTTGCAGAAACCCCTTTACAGTTGTGTATTTACAGTCCAAGTTTGAATAGAAGTACAGGAGTAGCCTATTTTGCTAGAAATGGGATTACCAGAATCTTTACATCACACGCCGTGTAGGGGGTTTTGAAGAAGTTCCTTTCTCGGCTCTGAACCAAGGTGTAGTTGCAATCCTCAGGAGCATCAATGACAGCTACCCACTTGCTGGATTCAGCTACAAGAGAAGAGTGCATAAAAATTCCCCTAGTGCCCTTGCCAAGTTCATCCACATGGGATCAAAAAACCCAACTCACCTAGAAGCTCTACTAGTACCAGAGGTTCCTTGGACAGCTCCACTACCATACTAGAGGCTGTGCAGACTACAGTTGGCTCCCCACCAGTGGTTGTCATAGTTGTCTTCGTAGCAATTCCAGTGGTCCTGGTCGGTTTGGTTTGCTCCCATGTAGTGGGAGTAGTTGTTGGGGCTTTTGTGGGTTCTCCAGCACTGGTTGGGCATTTCATCACCACATACCCTTTTATGCCACCAGTTGTCAGATACCATATCTTCAAAACATAGTTGTTATTCTAGAACAAATATATAATACCAACATTGATTCCATGGTTAATCACACAAGATGGAAATATGAACTTAATTTAACAGAAGGACAAGAGGAAAGCAGAGCAAGTTGGGCCAATCGTACCATTGCCTAAAAATTTATATACTGAGCAACAAAAGAAACTGGACtattacaacacatttaaaaaaaatgcccaagatcagatcattttgcagcatcttcgtgatgtcaattgttaaatcagcacaataaaaagtcactgcacctgctctaaaacagaagtcatttttcaatcacatttagtgaattttatccaaatacaaagacacgtttcttttgatgctcagtatatgaaGCTTTAATGAAAGCACAGAAGTTTGGTTGGAGGGGAGAGAAGGCACACAGTACAGTGTTGAGTAGCTAGGTGAGCTTGGACACAAGGATTACCAATATCCTGACATCACAGGCCGTGTAGGGGGTTATGAAGAAGTTCCCTCCCCTTCCCTGCAACAAGGTGTAGTTGCAGTACTTGGGAGCATCAATGACAGCTACCCACTGGTTGGATTTATCTACAAAGAGAGAAAGTTACCATAGCCTCCATTAGTGTCACACGATGCCCCTCAAATACCCAACTCACCTAGAACCTTGACCAGTCTTAGAGGTTCATTGGGCAGCACCACCACCATACTGGAAGCTGTGCAGACCACAGTTGTAGGGGCCTTGGTTGTCTTCCCAATGGTGGTCCTGGTCGGCTCCCCAATGGTGGTtgtggtggtcttcctgctggtggtcctagttggctccccaatggttgttgtagtcctcctgctggtggtcctggttggctccccaatggttgttgtggtagttctcctgctggtggtcctggtaggcctcctgctggtggtcttcctgctggtggtcctggttggctccccaatggttgttgtagtagtcctcctgctggtggtcctggttggctccccaatggttgttgtggtagttctcctgctggtggtcctggtaggcctcctgctggtggtcttcctgctggtggtcctggttggctccccaatggttgttgtagtagtcctcctgctggtggtcctggtaggcctcctgctggtggtcttcctgctggtggtcctggttggctccccaatggttgttgtagtagtcctcctgctggtggtcctggttggctccccaatggttgttgtggtagttctcctgctggtggtcctggtaggcctcctgctggtggtcttcctgctggtggtcctggttggctccccaatggttgttgtggtagtcctcctgctggtggtcctggtaggcctcctgctggtggtcttcctgctggtggtcctggttggctccccaatggttgttgtagtagtcctcctgctggtggtcctggtaggcctcctgctggtggtcctggtaggcctcctgctggtggtcctggtaggcctcctgctggtggtcctagttggctccccaatggttgtggtggtagtcctcctgctggtggtcctggtaggcctcctgctggtggtcttcctgctggtggtcctggttggctccccaatggttgttgtggtagtcctcctgctggtggtcctggtaggcctcctgctggtggtcctagttggctccccaatggttgtggtggtagtcctcctgctggtggtcctggtaggcctcctgctggtggtcttcctgctggtggtcctggttggctccccaatggttgttatggtagtcctcctgctggtggtcctggtaggctccccaatggttgtggtagtcttcctgctggtggtcctggtaggcctcctgctggtggtcttcctgctggtggtcctggtaggcctcctgctggtggtcctagttggctccccaatggttgtggtggtagtcctcctgctggtggtcctggtaggcctcctgctggtggtcttcctgctggtggtcctggttggctccccaatggttgttgtggtagtcctcctgctggtggtcctggtaggcctcctgctggtggtcctagttggctccccaatggttgtggtggtagtcctcctgctggtggtcctggtaggcctcctgctggtggtcttcctgctggtggtcctggttggctccccaatggttgttatggtagtcctcctgctggtggtcctggtaggctccccaatggttgtggtagtcttcctgctggtggtcctggtaggcctcctgctggtggtcctagttggctccccaatggttgtggtggtagtcctcctgctggtggtcctggtaggcctcctgctggtggtcttcctgctggtggtcctggtcggctccccaatggttgttatggtagtcctcctgctggtggtcctggtaggctccccaatggttgtggtagtcctcctgctggtggtcctggtaggcctcctgctggtggtcctggtaggctccccaatggttgtggtagtcctcctgctggtggtcctggtaggcctcctgctggtggtcctggtaggctccccaatggttgtggtagtcctcctgctggtggtcctggtaggcctcctgctggtggtcctggtaggctccccaatggttgtggtagtcctcctgctggtggtcctggtaggcctcctgctggtggtcctggttggctccccaatggttgttatggtagtcctcctgctggtggtcctggtaggcctcctgctggtggtcttcctgctggtggtcctggtaggctccccaatggttgttgtggtagtcctcctgctggtggtcctggtaggcctcctgctggtgttcctggttggctccccaatggttgttgtggtagtcctcctgctggtggtcctggtaggcctcctgctggtggtctgcctgctggtggtcctggtcggctccccaatggttgttatGGTAGTCTTCCTGATGGTGGTCCTGGTACTCTTGGTTGGCTCCCAAGTAGTTGGTGCTTTTGTGGGTTCTCCAGCATCGGTGGGGCATTTCATCACCATATACCCTTTTTTGCCACCAGTTGCCAAATACCAGATCTTCAAAACATAGTTGTTATTCTAGAATGAGAGGAAACATCTTTAATATACCCAACTGATCAACGCTTTTAAATTGCACCACACAAGATGCAGATATCCAATCggatattaacactagaacctccACAGCAGCCATTTTGACAAGGCTTTCAAAAATTAAGTAACTCTGCATGGCTGAatgttatgcggttgtccgtttaggACTCACTACATGTATTCAATATCCCGACAGTATTggaaaggcaggatcacaaaagGGAAGATACAATCCCTCCCACATAGAACTGCCAGCAGttattttgactgccttttacaatagatgcttttttttgttatttaatacaaGCCGGTTATCTGTACTAGACCCGACAACcaccaattccttcattttgtacaaggaatgcactggggaaaatctctcttgaagctagccacagcgcttcagcaaaAACATTGATCAGAGAAATGtaaaagcagcaggctgctgaagttcatcctggattcagtgctacaCAGAGGAAACGCATGTTAcgtctgttttaaaagtaaacacatttgtttttagtatgtacatatacccatttacacactagtttcatTTAAAAGTAGTGCTTTGTGGCACGCTAGAAAGTAACCCcttatgtttaattgttcctTTTAAATAGTGTTTGGTCATGCAGATGTTTGCTAGGACATGCTTGAATAAAAGTTGTTGCATCATAGTTGCCTTCCATTTTAATAcggatgtttaaaatgaaaatcacaAATACTGCGTGCGGTGGTTTTAGGTACAAGTAACTGCAGCGGTTCTAGTGTGAAGTCACAAGTGTTGGAGAGTCATGATAAAAACTTGGACAAGAGGGAAGCAGAGAAAGTTGGGCCAATCACACCACCACTAAACACTTCAGGAAGCTTGATTTAAAAGAATGCTCGACACGGAGAGAGCAAGTGTCTTAATTACATTGCCTTTAGGCAAAGGCAGAAGCCATATGGACTTGATAATGTGAAACAATTGGACAGGGTTCACCACCTCCAATTACACAAAAGGATTACCAATATCCTGACATCACAGGCCGTGTAGGGGGTTATGAAGAAGTTCCCTCCCCTTCCCTGCAACAAGGTGTAGTTGCAGTACTTGGGAGCATCAATGACAGCTACCCACCGGTTGGATTTATCtacaaaagaaaagagaaatttGCCATAAAGACTCCCCCTACAGTGTCAGACATGATGCCCCTCCAATATCCAAAGCCTAACTCACCTAGAACCTTCACAAGTCTTAGAGGTTCCTTGGGCAGCTCCACCACCATACTGGAGGCGGTGCAGACCACAGTTGCAGGGGCCTCGGTCACCCCTACAGTGGCGATACTGGTAGTCTTCCTAGTGGTGGTTCTAGAAGTCTTGGTTGGCTTAGTAGTGGTTTTTATTGGACATCTCATGTGCACGTAGCCTCCCTTAGCAATGGTTATGTAGAGTAAGGTTAAGATGTAGCTTCCATCCTGCAAGTGAAGGGACAGAACTAGTTGAATGCAGAAGGATGTTATGcctttgtttttccactgcagagctacCGACGTCACACGCAGTGAAAGACAGTTACCGAGTTAGTCAAAAGCACAaactgttcaaaaaaaaaaaacccaacagtacAGCTGTATTGCTATAGTTTCCAAATATTTAGGAATGTCTAAAAATCCCTGAATTGATTTAGTTAAAATTAGTTTTGTTGAAGGGGGGGTTTAAATAGGATTTGACAATGATCTCATTTAAGGATAGTCATCTAGTTTGTTTGGGTGCTAAAAGAATTCTGTGCAGTTTGGTTCGGCTTGAGAAAGCCAGTTGAGAACTACCTGTACCCGTACCCTATCGAGCCCTCGCAGGTCGGATGTGCTAGTGGAGAAGGGGGATCAAGGTTGTAGTATTGGAGATTAATCTTCAGATTAGCATACAATGTACGATTCCTACCTGTATCCGGACATCACAAGCCCTGTAGGGGGTTGTAAAGAAGTTCCTGCCGCCTCCTCCCTGCACCAAACTGTAGTTGCAGTAACTGGGAGCATTACTGATATCTACCCATTCATTGGATGGACCTATACAAAAACAAAGTTACTTTACCTACCAAGATGGATCAGTTCCCTCCCAAAAGTGTTTGGGCCAAATTCAAACTCACTCAATAGTAGAACTTGAAGCAACTCAGAGGGCAATTCTACAGTCATGCTGGAGGCTCTGCAGAGAGCAGTGTCAGGGAGAGTAGGCATTGTAGGTTTCCAAGTAGTTGTCGTTTCTCCAGCAGTAGTTCCGGTCAGCTCCCCACCAGAGGGGCTAGTAGTCTCTGTTGGCTCCCCACCAGTGGTGGGACATCTAATGTCCAAGTACCCTCGTTTATCAGCAGCAGTTATGTAAAGCAAGGTCAACATGTAGTTTCCATTCTGAAAGTGAAGGGACACAACAAGTTGAAGACTGGAAGGACTATTCCACGACAGTGTACATCATCTCATCTGCTTCTCAACTCTGGGAGGCTTCCATAGCTGGCAACCATCTTGCCTCAAAAGTGGAGTTTAGTGTGTTAcagtaaaatttaaaaatgtactccAGCTCTACATCCCACCCATATTCATGCTTAAAATGTGTCTAGCATCAGCAACATTAAATTGTGGTGCCAGATTAGATAGCAATGCACTACATTCTAGCGCCATCATGCCAAATTTGCACCACTGGGATAGCTTAGGCTTGAACACACCAATGCTTTCAAGTGTAGTCCTGCGGTGAAAAAGGTACCAGAGACATTGAACATATCAAAATGCATTGCGAGACTAGTTAAACctaaactgtcccagtgaacacaTTGTCATACGAGGacctgaatgcatgcctgccacaggcatAACCTGGGTCCTAAAAAAGTGTGACAGGCAGCAATTGTGCTGCAGTAACAGAGATTTTTAGAACCCAAAACATTGGAGAGAAATTACTTTTGCAAAAATGCAAGTTTAAaatatgggagaaaaaaaaaaatcagccaagGAGAAGGGCCTAAAGTAAGGGAGACGCCCAGTAAAAAGGGGAGTCGACAGGTCCGAGTGCAGGTGAAATGTATTGCTTGGAGAGAAGGAGACAGGGGATAATACGGTTATGTTTGTGAAGATTTGCTTTACAATAGCCAGTTGTCCAAGCTAATTGGGACaaatactagtttgcataatctaTTCGTATGGATAAGCAAACAGGTATTAATTACTGCAACTAATGTAAAGTTTACACAagtacagatgaacccgtttCATATCACCTCGCTTATCACGACTTAAATCCACCACTTGCCATACACCGTAGGTTCTTTGAGAACTTTGAATATCTTCACAAAGCTGCTTCGGTCACATTTTGTACAGCCGGTCAAATGCTTCATGGCTGGGCTTTACCAAGTAACCACAAGAGGATGTCAGTGCTTATACACCCTACAACAAATCATCTCGTTGCCAAAATCCATCaagttatacaaatgcacacacaagAAAGCGCAACACCTAACTGATGGTGCAGTCGAATTCATGCCTTGTATAAACAGACTCATTCCAACCAATGACACAAATGTCCTGTAGTACACTATGCGTTTGTTTAAATGAAAGAATGACAGGGTACAGTATTACACACCTAATTCTCcatcaaactttgaaaatcaaatacaaatttCAGTACAACTGCCAAATTACACAACTTCAGCAATCATTAACTTCAAACATTTAGTAAAAGTGTTTctatacttgctgttaaggcattggaAGAACatgcaattaaacaaaaagttcttagctgctcaaatACAGGATCTCCAGCCCCTCCTGACACAAAACAATGACGGGACGGTTTAagtttgcttaactgcaacagtttaaaaacacaCTATAATCCATCTAAGGTTTTGGCGGTCAGAATTCCTTAACTGGCATTTGCCTCCGTCTGATGCTCCTTTTTGGTAGATAAATCTCAGCCATGTCTAGCAGTAGAAGCTGTGTGCACCACACACCTATACAATTCACCACGAGACTACTGTACAGAGGAACCGTTTTGAATTGCTTATTTTGGACTGGGTTTACAATTTCAGATTGCAATTTACATAGTTTCAAAACGAGGGATAAAAGGCTCAGCCCTTCCCCAAGAGAGTTAGGACAAAGTTTAGTTAGGGCTCAGAGGGAACTAGGTTTTGTTTCCCCATTTGTTATAAAAGAAAAGAGTGCGCTGGAACACACTTCACTGTGTTGGTATCATTGAACAAGTCCTGGCAAGAGGCTAGCAATCCTGCGTTCCCAAAttacctaaaattttaggattgagaacacatagtaggcagcagtgtggagtagtggtgatgGCTCTGGACCACAGGGTCGGGAGTGCAGtctcagatgggggacactgctgctgtacccttgagcaaggtacttgacctagattgctccagtaaaaacccaactgtataaaaggggtaattgtatgtaaaaaaaaaataatgtgatattgcaagtcaccctggataagggcctctgcaAAGAAAGAACTACATAGTAAAACTTCACATAACCGCCGGTCTCCACTAAGCACCAGGGCTGCTGTGAAATAAGGTAGATAGACGCCgggtgtctaaaatggcaagttatGAATACTGCAAGACAAGAATTTCgtgagcaagaaatgtttgctaatttagCGTTCGTTAAATCTGTAAAGTTAACGTGCCGGAAAATAAAagcgcaaacatttattgcagcaaagatggaccttgaaggccattagcAAAGTGAAGCTGCCGCAAGAAAACAAACCTGTTCCAGTAATAGAATGCAAGCCATACATTATaacgttattcattttaaaaccagttgaagctttgagcgtgctgaaagtaaTTCAGAACTTGTTTCCCGATATTAACACGGGTGCCGTGGTGTATTTGTACTATTTTGTAGAACAGTATTTTgtgcatttgagtcttgcaaCATAGTATTACCCCTTTTCCAGCGGTTTATTaatgtacacgttataaaaacacaaattaatcaCTTTTGCTTGTGATGAAACTGGTACTTGAGTTTATTGTGAATCAACAGTTTGAAGCATAGGAGTGTTGAGCCAACAGTATGAACTTGTTTCATAttaaacacagtatttcatgtggttgttttgcaatgaagattctTTGCTGGTTAATTTCTCAGAGAGTCCATGCCtaccaatgtacacgttttgTGGGTTAATAAATGGGTTAAAGATACCAATTAATTTTAGAACCATGTTTGTGCT
Encoded proteins:
- the LOC131737724 gene encoding uncharacterized protein LOC131737724 → MLRRGQAMLPFFLLAWVLRLTQALASAHDRLQDEAAANSMSGTGNLDRGGNLSLATDLAIPYAEDLFSKPDYFSPNGKSELSEIAGYSAEQQMQSLDHVFSESDSTNDGLFDFSQHYRYDVDALEQPGFSNPDSDDFNSDLTKNSVPFAADDYPMASDSEGDVEHALFTDRSNDPDDFPEVSAYAHLATSDKENVSNIASLDLNDSVNLAAEMGIGELGKEFDSSDHKSGTYSETLGYDSVAFADLEKEGTDTLHPGVHSYHRKDQVTGDLNEMHVSSFDRSVLTDINLELDEALSPALKIASALNSPDLSGGPRVPSSIYDASMGPYGVFNRPITPPNPPPHSTGEPTTLASATTCGVADMAIKLFGGRLTDLKVRAAFIFVEVSKITQRCRYKVFERNGVVHFTTAFKGCNVKIQGGQYVLTLMWRNHYVHMTCPISTPDKPVTICGTSSMTITLPAGPVEALRVKNKLNKWVSIHQVAVKCKYQLLRDSEGRITFTTSYNGCHVRRSMDRYFYNIYYQMAPGKLGQAVMSCRTGINVTVPPEASLPSVFCAKSGMIIKLPKGRLDAVKVIDGFGKAIPVGNIAKKCNYQLFQMKTGHIILIASFQSCQVAFVDGCFALNIKFQHADRVMGEVSALCHAGGGPKPTSQPDTPTTRDVTSSILSTVIPADVSATICNKDGMTVVLPNGPWWGIRVKDLSGKEITVTSDFAERCHYNLSLHLEKIIFTTTYTGCFVEQVGDRYVLTVMYRTATWNRGSVRMECPTSAGSPTELPPLSATVGKPISVCRSSNMTVVLPAGSLEKVLVLDHLNRPVKVIDAPKSCNYSMVERRGQILFTAPYSACDVKILNGNYVLAIMYTSYSGGFASVQMECPTTGEPTKPPPSTKPIPPTPVCGASSMIVALPEGPLEQVKIMNASNGLWVAVKDVPKNCNYTLMKERGRNLFITSYKACHVWILNKNYVLTVIYTTATGVRGMVQMTCPAVETTSLTTRSTSIGKPVTTGKPTKPTLPPTPVCKASSMTVALPSGSLQVLLLNLSNEWVDIDAAPSYCNYSLVQGRGGRNFFTAPYRACDVRIQNGNYMLTLLYITAADKRGYLDIRCPTTGGEPTETTSPSGGELTGTTAGETTTTWKPTMPTLPDTALCRASSMTVELPSELLQVLLLSPSNEWVDISNAPSYCNYSLVQGGGGRNFFTTPYRACDVRIQDGSYILTLLYITIAKGGYVHMRCPIKTTTKPTKTSRTTTRKTTSIATVGVTEAPATVVCTASSMVVELPKEPLRLVKVLDKSNRWVAVIDAPKYCNYTLLQGRGGNFFITPYTACDVRILNNNYVLKIWYLATGGKKGYMVMKCPTDAGEPTKAPTTWEPTKSTRTTIRKTTITTIGEPTRTTSRQTTSRRPTRTTSRRTTTTTIGEPTRNTSRRPTRTTSRRTTTTTIGEPTRTTSRKTTSRRPTRTTSRRTTITTIGEPTRTTSRRPTRTTSRRTTTTIGEPTRTTSRRPTRTTSRRTTTTIGEPTRTTSRRPTRTTSRRTTTTIGEPTRTTSRRPTRTTSRRTTTTIGEPTRTTSRRTTITTIGEPTRTTSRKTTSRRPTRTTSRRTTTTTIGEPTRTTSRRPTRTTSRKTTTTIGEPTRTTSRRTTITTIGEPTRTTSRKTTSRRPTRTTSRRTTTTTIGEPTRTTSRRPTRTTSRRTTTTTIGEPTRTTSRKTTSRRPTRTTSRRTTTTTIGEPTRTTSRRPTRTTSRKTTSRRPTRTTSRKTTTTIGEPTRTTSRRTTITTIGEPTRTTSRKTTSRRPTRTTSRRTTTTTIGEPTRTTSRRPTRTTSRRTTTTTIGEPTRTTSRKTTSRRPTRTTSRRTTTTTIGEPTRTTSRRPTRTTSRRPTRTTSRRPTRTTSRRTTTTTIGEPTRTTSRKTTSRRPTRTTSRRTTTTTIGEPTRTTSRKTTSRRPTRTTSRRTTTTTIGEPTRTTSRRTTTTTIGEPTRTTSRKTTSRRPTRTTSRRTTTTTIGEPTRTTSRKTTSRRPTRTTSRRTTTTTIGEPTRTTSRRTTTTTIGEPTRTTSRKTTSRRPTRTTSRRTTTTTIGEPTRTTSRRTTTTIGEPTRTTSRKTTTTTIGEPTRTTIGKTTKAPTTVVCTASSMVVVLPNEPLRLVKVLDKSNQWVAVIDAPKYCNYTLLQGRGGNFFITPYTACDVRILNNNYVLKIWYLTTGGIKGYVVMKCPTSAGEPTKAPTTTPTTWEQTKPTRTTGIATKTTMTTTGGEPTVVCTASSMVVELSKEPLVLVELLAESSKWVAVIDAPEDCNYTLVQSRERNFFKTPYTACDVKILVIPFLAK